The following coding sequences lie in one Pseudorca crassidens isolate mPseCra1 chromosome 2, mPseCra1.hap1, whole genome shotgun sequence genomic window:
- the LOC137209038 gene encoding large ribosomal subunit protein uL13-like — protein MAEGQVLVLDGRGHLLGHLAAIVAKHVLLGRKVVVVRCEGINISGNFYRNKLKYLAFLCKRMNTNPSRGPYHFRAPSRIFWRTVRGMLPHKTKRGQAALDFPKVFDGILPPYDKKKWMVVPAALKVVRLKPTRKFAYLGCLAHEVGWKYQAVRATLEEKRKEKAKIHYWKKKQLMRLRVRLLI, from the coding sequence ATGGCGgaggggcaggtcctggttcTCGATGGCCGAGGCCATCTCCTGGGGCACCTGGCGGCCATCGTGGCTAAGCACGTGCTTCTGGGTCGAAAGGTGGTGGTTGTGCGCTGTGAGGGCATCAACATTTCTGGCAATTTCTATAGAAACAAGTTGAAGTACCTGGCATTCCTCTGCAAGCGGATGAACACCAACCCCTCCCGTGGCCCCTACCACTTCCGAGCCCCCAGCCGCATCTTCTGGCGGACAGTGCGAGGCATGCTGCCTCACAAGACCAAGCGAGGCCAGGCCGCTCTGGACTTCCCCAAGGTGTTTGATGGGATCCTGCCACCCTATGACAAGAAAAAGTGGATGGTGGTTCCTGCCGCCCTCAAGGTTGTTCGTCTGAAGCCTACACGGAAGTTTGCCTACCTAGGGTGCCTGGCTCATGAGGTTGGCTGGAAGTACCAGGCAGTAAGGGCTACActtgaggagaagagaaaggagaaggccaAGATCCACTACTGGAAAAAGAAGCAGCTCATGAGGCTACGGGTCAGGCTTCTAATATAG